Proteins encoded in a region of the Corvus hawaiiensis isolate bCorHaw1 chromosome 31, bCorHaw1.pri.cur, whole genome shotgun sequence genome:
- the LOC125318812 gene encoding zinc finger protein 3-like codes for MEEEEAAKKRKMPREPQADRELSTEPREDKSPWQKLVGEAVLSGSTGQESKGEEKPQRCCTRRGCKHSPRRSKEEGGRRSSQSLELGVHEQLHNGEKPHKCSKCGKGFRWKSRLIVHQRIHTGERPYECGECGKSFSQSSNLIVHQRSHTGERPYECGECGKSFGRRSSLWAHQRTHTGERTYECGECGKRFPRSCSLLKHEQSHTDERPFRCSDCGKGFQRNYTLIIHRRIHTGERPYECPQCRKSFSQSSSLTQHQRRHR; via the exons atggaggaggaggaggccgcgaagaagaggaagatgccccgggagccccaggcag acAGGGAGCTGAGCACGGAGCCCAGAGAGGACAAATCCCCGTGGCAGAAGCTGGTGGGAGAGGCCGTTTTGAGTGGCTCCACGGGGCAGGAATCTaagggggaggaaaagccccagagatgctgcacaaggaggggctgcaaacacagcccaaggaGGTCCAAGGAGGAAGGTggccggagatccagccagAGCTTGGAGCTGGGGGTCCATGAACAGCTTCACAatggggagaagccccacaagtgctcaaaatgtgggaagggcttcaggtggAAGTCCAGACTGATTGTCCACCAGAGAATCCACACCGgagagaggccctacgagtgtggggagtgtgggaag agcttcagccagagctccaaCCTGATTGTCCACCAGAGAAgccacacaggggagaggccctacgagtgtggggagtgtgggaagagctttggcCGGAGATCCAGCCTGTGGGCACACCAGCGGACGCACACAGGGGAGAGgacctacgagtgtggggagtgtgggaagaggtttccaaGGAGCTGCAGTCTCCTCAAACATGAGCAGAgtcacacggatgagaggcccttccgctgctccgactgtgggaagggcttccaGCGCAACTACACCCTCATCAtccaccggcgcatccacaccggggagaggccttacgagtgtccccagtgtaGGAAGAGTTTCTCACAGAGCTCTTCCTTGACCCaacaccaacggaggcaccgctaa